The following are from one region of the Paenibacillus bovis genome:
- a CDS encoding ArsR/SmtB family transcription factor, translated as MDQMTELAEQIKLLGDRTRLIMVALLKEREWCVCDFVDIFEISQPGISQHMRKLKSHKIVKEERRGQWVYYSLNIADKPHIQAILDHLPGSNEILRMLNKTESSCSSPDNDRCC; from the coding sequence CTGGATCAAATGACAGAGTTGGCGGAACAGATCAAGTTGCTGGGTGATCGGACAAGGTTGATTATGGTAGCGCTGCTCAAGGAACGAGAATGGTGTGTATGTGATTTCGTGGATATTTTTGAAATCTCGCAGCCCGGTATCAGCCAGCATATGCGCAAGCTGAAATCCCACAAAATCGTTAAAGAAGAACGCAGGGGGCAATGGGTCTATTATTCGCTCAATATTGCCGACAAGCCACATATTCAGGCCATACTCGATCATCTGCCCGGCAGTAACGAGATTCTGCGTATGCTGAATAAAACAGAATCAAGCTGCAGCAGCCCGGACAATGACCGCTGCTGCTAA
- a CDS encoding ArsR/SmtB family transcription factor, translating to MKQEAIIEECSHCNDATEASQQALARMKQELINNDTALSMAEIFKALGDPTRVRLIYALLQKELCVHDICEVLDMTQSAVSHQLRYLRNMRIVKPRKVGKTVFYSLDDYHVEEIFRQTHQHLTHK from the coding sequence GTGAAGCAGGAAGCCATTATAGAAGAATGCAGCCATTGCAACGATGCTACGGAAGCTTCACAGCAGGCACTTGCTCGTATGAAGCAGGAACTGATTAATAATGATACGGCGCTGTCGATGGCCGAAATTTTCAAAGCGCTGGGCGATCCTACCCGCGTCCGGTTGATCTATGCTCTTCTTCAGAAAGAGCTTTGTGTCCATGATATTTGTGAAGTGCTCGATATGACCCAGTCGGCGGTATCCCACCAGCTCCGTTATTTGCGCAATATGCGTATCGTCAAACCACGCAAAGTCGGCAAAACAGTTTTTTATTCACTGGATGATTATCATGTAGAAGAGATTTTCAGACAGACCCACCAGCATTTGACCCATAAATAA
- a CDS encoding cation diffusion facilitator family transporter, translated as MTSTNPISDSEKTLHTNHSTTHDHAEHAHHGHSHHGHSHHHGHGHNHSHAHNANKKALGLAFFLIAAFMIVEVIGGIVTNSLALLSDAGHMFSDAAALGLSFVAMVWGQRQASGTKTYGYKRFEVLAAFLNGIALVVISLYIFWEAFQRFSEPQNIMSSGMLTIAIIGLIVNILAAYILMKGDTSENLNIRSAFLHVIGDLLGSVGAIVAALLIMFFGWTLADPIASIIVAVLVLISAYRVTRDSVHILMEGTPVHIHTEEITRELAGIPHVQGVHDLHVWSLSSDLPLLSCHLIIDDTANGSQIMKSARELIQQHYGIGHITIQLDTPDMKCEGNKH; from the coding sequence ATGACATCTACAAACCCTATATCTGACAGTGAAAAGACCCTTCACACTAATCACTCCACAACCCATGATCATGCAGAACACGCTCATCATGGGCATTCGCATCACGGTCATTCGCATCATCATGGCCATGGGCACAATCATTCTCATGCACATAATGCGAACAAAAAGGCGCTGGGCCTGGCTTTTTTCCTGATCGCTGCTTTTATGATCGTGGAAGTGATCGGGGGGATAGTGACGAACAGTCTGGCATTGCTGTCAGATGCAGGGCATATGTTCAGCGATGCGGCTGCACTCGGACTCAGCTTTGTCGCCATGGTATGGGGGCAACGTCAGGCCAGCGGTACCAAAACATATGGCTACAAGCGTTTTGAAGTACTCGCGGCATTTTTGAACGGAATTGCTCTGGTCGTTATTTCACTTTATATTTTCTGGGAGGCTTTCCAGCGTTTTAGTGAGCCGCAGAATATTATGAGCTCGGGAATGCTGACGATTGCTATTATTGGACTGATCGTTAATATACTGGCAGCCTATATCCTCATGAAAGGCGATACTTCCGAGAATTTGAATATCCGTAGTGCCTTTTTGCATGTTATCGGTGATCTGCTCGGTTCGGTAGGGGCGATTGTGGCCGCGCTGCTGATTATGTTCTTTGGCTGGACATTGGCGGATCCGATCGCGAGTATTATTGTCGCTGTACTTGTACTAATCAGCGCCTATCGGGTGACCCGGGATTCTGTGCATATTCTGATGGAGGGCACGCCTGTTCATATTCACACCGAAGAGATTACCCGTGAATTGGCCGGTATCCCGCATGTACAGGGTGTTCATGATCTGCATGTATGGTCGCTGTCATCGGATTTGCCACTGCTGAGCTGCCATCTGATTATCGATGATACCGCCAACGGCAGTCAGATCATGAAGTCGGCACGCGAGCTGATCCAGCAGCATTATGGAATCGGTCATATTACCATTCAGCTGGATACGCCAGATATGAAATGTGAGGGCAACAAGCATTAA